From Malaclemys terrapin pileata isolate rMalTer1 chromosome 15, rMalTer1.hap1, whole genome shotgun sequence:
TAAGGGAGAGGATACAGGCTCATCTTACAGAGGGCACACAGAGAATAATTAGTGACAAAAGTGCTCTGCTGAGTACCCAGGCCCTACTGCTGAGcacacaccccagagcccagtgGACTCACGCACCGCAGTGCAGACTCCTACCTTTTTTTTGGCTTTACCCCCAGATTTGTTCACTGGGTCCTTGTCTTTCTTCGCGGACTTCCCCGCATCCTTCTTCTTCTTATCGTCCTTGGGGGGCTGGAGAAAGaagagaccgggggggggggggggggagagaaggagagatgAAGGCAGGCGCCAGCCCTGGGAAAAATCCGCCCCCACCCGATACCGCCAGGCGCAGGCCCGTCGAGGGCGCGGGAAGAAGTTTCCCTGGCggagccccctctccccagcttccACGCGGCACAGGTGAGGTCGGGCCACGCGGCCCTAACATGAGCCTTCCCCACCCGGGCGCCTGCCAACGGGCGAGAGTCCAGGACTAGGCCTCCTCGAGGGAACCGGCACCCACTTGCTCCAGCTCTCGCACAGAGAGCCCTGTCCTAGGCCAAGCCGAGGAGCTAGATCCTGGGGCTGGCTcaccatggtggtggtggtgctgctgccgCTGCAAGATGTCGGACGAAAAAGGAAAAAGCCTGGGTAGGGAGTCTGGGAAACCCCGTGCTTTCACTGCACTTCCGGAGCATGTAGCAACACCGCGTCCGGGTCAACCGGAAAGAAATACGATTCCCATAATACAACGCTCCAAAATCGGAAATAATAGtctctcccacaatgcactgcgcTGCTACGTAGAACTACATCTCCCAAAGTGCCCTGAGCTGACGGGAGCCGACATGGCCATCTTCAGCGTGTACGTTGTGAACAAGGCCGGCGGCCTCATCTACCAGCTGGATCACTACGCGCCGCGATCCGAGACCGAGAAAACGTTCAGCTTCCCTTTGGACCTGGTGCTTAAGCTGCACGACGAGCGCGTGGTGGTGGCGTTCGGGCAGCGGGACAGCATCCGGGGTGGGTGTCCGGCCGGAGGCGCCAGGAGGCCTGTGGTACTGGTAGCGCCCGCCGAGGGGGCTGGTACCGGCCACGGGGGGGAGCTGTGGCCGGTAGGGGGCTGGTACCGCCCGCCGAGGGCACTGGAGGGATTGGGTGCCGGTACCggctgctggagggggaggaCGGTGCCTACTAGGGGGTTGGGGCGCTGGTACCGGCCACTGGGGAGGTTCGGGGGCTGTGCTCACTGgagaggtgttggggggggggttgtgcttTTGGGAGATACTGGGGCACATTGGTTGTGCTTGCGGGCTGGGAAGTAGCGTCATGACACTATTTACACTTTAACGGTGGCTGTGCTAAGCCATAAATACTCTAATAGTGATTCCTCCTAAAGACAGGTCTAGAGAGGCCAGTGGTCAGGTCTGCTATTGGAGTTCCTAGTTCCGATATTCATTTGAAAGCAAATAAGCCTCAGCTCTGattcttccctttgcttccttcaGTTGGACATGCTGTGCTTTCCATCAATGGCATTGATGTGAATGGGAAATACACTGCTGACGGGAAGGAGGTGCTGGAGTACCTTGGCAACCCTACCAACTACCCCGTGTCCATCCGTTTTGGCCGGCCTCGCCTCTCCTCCAATGAGAAGCTCATGCTGGCCTCCATGTTCCACTCGTGAGTTTGCACTGGGAAGTCTAGCTCTCTGTGCCCTGGTTACCATGGCACTGATGTAGTAATGTCCACCATTTGTGAGGCACTGGCCAAACCCAGAGGAAGACACATTCCTTGCCCCCAAGAAGGTACACTTCCCAAAGACAAATTGAGGGTGGAGAAGGGACCCAGTATACACTATCATATCCCTAGTAACTTGAAGAGGCATCTTTTGTGTTAGACTTAAATAATTTCCCTTTGTTTGTGAAGGTTGTTTGCAATTGGGTCCCAGTTGTCTCCTGAGCTGGGGAGTTCTGGTATTGAGATGTTAGAAACAGACACGTTTAAACTACACTGTTTTCAGACCTTAACAGGTAAGACTTACTGATCATGTTATCCCTGTTAGTTCAGCCTtgaggctgtttctccctcaCTCTGAAAAGACAAGTACAAATTGCtttatttactcctggggggaatcTGTGCATGCTCAGAATTAATGAcacctgcagatttctttgcttccctgcagaaaaatgacttcctgacagggaagctgcaagagcagtcacgcaccactccctagctgtgcaggtacattgtttcaggcagctggcagagaggtaaatcaccacagggctggggacactccagccagtggctcctaccctgagccaggatcagctgctagtcctggctgggccgGAGGCAGGAgaagacaggacttcctcttcccctgcaaggagtggttGGGGCTGTGtgagacccacccccagctgcaggaagctcagtatcctcccctgcttcctgcccccataaCTCCtcagctgaggggagaggggtcgctgtacagggagctgttcctccatccacccaacccctgttgcatctggacctcccatatctagacacccctgccaagcctcatcCCATACACTCAGAACCCCCCTATccctccatacccaaaccccaccccattgaaactcaacccctgcatctggagccccctgcacccagaccaccccccactgagctcacTGCACTCAGACCCCTACCTTGATGAGCCCCATCCTAAGCCCCGACATCCAGACTCCCATGCCAGTGACCCCCaattagctgcacccagacccccaccaagATCCACTCCcacagcacccagaccccctgctcaGACTcgcacacccagacccctccactgagcccccaaccacattcacctggaagcccctgcagagccccattgcccctgcatctggaaactccttcccccccccccccccccccggcttgagcctctgtgcatccagatctctcttttccctccccccagggtcaggtgcagcctcaacACGGAGTCTGTGTCCCcagggtggggaggctgcagcgtcttccccactgccatgctggagcctctgcatttatttattgacaaaacttgcagaatttcaaaatattgtgcgccgaatgccctcaggagtatttATTAGACTTGTATATTGCTGCAAAAGTACTGCTTTTGTGCTTGATCTTTATTCATATGGTATTTCTCTGAATTAGATTGTCAGTTCCTCTGGATAGAGGCCCATCAGCTC
This genomic window contains:
- the TRAPPC4 gene encoding trafficking protein particle complex subunit 4, with the translated sequence MAIFSVYVVNKAGGLIYQLDHYAPRSETEKTFSFPLDLVLKLHDERVVVAFGQRDSIRVGHAVLSINGIDVNGKYTADGKEVLEYLGNPTNYPVSIRFGRPRLSSNEKLMLASMFHSLFAIGSQLSPELGSSGIEMLETDTFKLHCFQTLTGIKFVVLADPRQAGIESLLRKIYEIYSDFALKNPFYSLEMPIRCELFDQNLKLALEVAEKAGPFGPGS